Proteins encoded by one window of candidate division KSB1 bacterium:
- a CDS encoding divalent-cation tolerance protein CutA produces the protein MNEKIENIVVLMTSANEDEGARLAKILVETRLAACVSLVPSARSFFWWEGKIDEQRETIMIAKTRREVLPQLIETVQKNHSYAVPEIIALPVIAGAENYLSWLAAEVKT, from the coding sequence TTTGATGACTTCGGCCAACGAAGATGAAGGTGCGCGATTGGCGAAAATTTTAGTGGAAACCCGGCTCGCGGCCTGTGTTTCGCTCGTCCCGTCAGCGCGCTCGTTCTTTTGGTGGGAAGGCAAAATCGACGAACAACGCGAAACCATCATGATCGCCAAAACCCGCCGCGAAGTTTTGCCGCAGCTCATCGAAACCGTGCAGAAAAATCACAGCTATGCCGTGCCGGAAATCATCGCCTTGCCCGTCATCGCCGGCGCAGAGAATTATTTGAGCTGGCTGGCAGCCGAAGTAAAAACGTAG
- a CDS encoding ribonuclease Z, producing MVAEITVLGSGTRVLLRERSMSGYAIVRPDFFILLDCGNGVIRRALEAALPILHVDAILFSHLHLDHVADLPALLWALDGEGQQRTDRPLRLFGPPGFANFYARLNVLYGKWLERLPLPVLIHEVERERFTLGPWQIETLPMFHGLPANGYRLELDGKILAYTGDTGPCDKVVKLAQNADWLIIECSFPDGQPVPTHLTPGEAGRLAAQAGCKRVLLTHFYPECFAIDVAAQCRKFFSGEIELASDLQRLIL from the coding sequence ATGGTTGCAGAAATAACCGTTCTCGGCTCCGGCACGCGCGTTTTGCTCCGCGAGCGCAGCATGTCCGGCTACGCGATCGTGCGTCCGGACTTTTTTATTTTGCTGGATTGTGGCAACGGCGTCATCCGTCGCGCCCTCGAAGCGGCTCTGCCGATTTTGCACGTCGATGCCATTCTTTTTTCTCATTTGCATTTGGATCACGTCGCTGATTTGCCCGCGCTGTTGTGGGCGCTCGACGGCGAGGGCCAACAGCGCACCGACCGGCCGTTGCGTCTTTTCGGGCCGCCCGGTTTCGCAAATTTTTATGCGCGTTTGAACGTTTTATATGGAAAATGGCTCGAACGCCTGCCGCTGCCGGTGCTCATTCACGAAGTGGAGCGCGAGCGGTTCACGCTCGGCCCGTGGCAAATCGAAACGCTGCCGATGTTTCACGGCCTGCCGGCAAACGGCTATCGCCTCGAGCTGGATGGAAAAATTTTGGCCTACACCGGCGACACCGGCCCATGCGACAAAGTGGTGAAACTGGCGCAAAACGCGGATTGGCTGATCATCGAATGCTCGTTTCCGGATGGTCAGCCTGTGCCGACGCATTTAACGCCGGGCGAAGCCGGACGTTTGGCGGCCCAAGCCGGGTGCAAGCGCGTTTTGCTTACGCATTTTTACCCGGAATGCTTTGCGATCGACGTTGCCGCGCAGTGCCGAAAATTTTTTTCCGGCGAGATCGAACTCGCCAGCGATTTGCAGCGTCTCATATTATAA
- a CDS encoding TonB C-terminal domain-containing protein has protein sequence MKTLAHKSRAAAKKHLSRKNIFRLALIFSIILHLLAFLLVGIFTVPITAISQQAAAAKDYRPPIVFTLAETPESARREKPPENARHFSDKNAAAQNPNAPKNLPVDEPFALGALHDATTATQPPANSSEPAEENKPVEKSEERFRPNDGFSSSFSRDFLTGGRSTPQQLLGSLEAGYDNQQSRSPEIGSFSLNTYEWDFAPYMLWLKKQVQRNIYPPPAFTHMGIISGRTVLRFRINRDGTLQGMELIGYQGHKSLMETSVRAVQLSAPFRALPHDFPEDFLEVTGQFDYIVTR, from the coding sequence ATGAAAACCCTCGCCCACAAAAGCCGCGCGGCGGCAAAAAAACATCTCTCCCGGAAAAATATTTTCCGCCTGGCCCTGATTTTCTCGATCATTCTGCATCTGCTCGCTTTTTTGCTGGTGGGAATTTTTACGGTTCCGATCACGGCGATTTCCCAGCAAGCGGCAGCAGCGAAAGACTATCGCCCGCCGATCGTTTTTACCCTGGCTGAAACTCCGGAATCCGCGCGGCGTGAAAAACCGCCTGAAAATGCCAGGCATTTCTCCGATAAAAACGCGGCGGCGCAAAATCCGAACGCCCCGAAAAATTTGCCGGTTGATGAGCCGTTCGCGCTGGGCGCTTTGCACGACGCGACAACCGCGACCCAGCCGCCAGCCAATTCTTCAGAACCGGCGGAGGAAAACAAGCCGGTTGAAAAATCCGAGGAAAGGTTCAGGCCAAATGATGGGTTCAGCTCGAGTTTCAGCCGCGATTTTTTGACCGGCGGCCGGTCGACGCCGCAACAACTTTTGGGCAGTCTCGAAGCTGGTTATGACAACCAGCAATCGCGTTCGCCGGAGATCGGCAGTTTTTCGCTGAACACCTACGAGTGGGATTTTGCGCCGTACATGCTGTGGCTGAAAAAACAGGTGCAGCGCAATATTTATCCGCCGCCGGCCTTCACGCACATGGGCATCATCAGCGGCCGCACGGTTTTGCGTTTTCGCATCAACCGCGACGGCACGCTGCAAGGCATGGAGTTGATCGGCTATCAAGGCCACAAATCGTTGATGGAAACCAGCGTCCGCGCCGTGCAGCTCTCCGCGCCGTTTCGAGCCTTGCCGCATGATTTCCCCGAAGACTTTTTGGAAGTCACCGGCCAATTCGATTACATCGTCACACGCTAA